The following coding sequences are from one Massilia sp. H6 window:
- the dnaB gene encoding replicative DNA helicase, whose protein sequence is MQQKDSEVDDLRIPPHSIEAEQSVLGGLLRDNSAWDRVSGMVSAADFYRHDHRLIFMEIIHLVSTGMPADVITVSERLKQSGKDEFCGGMAYLNAMAQSTPSAANIRRYAEIVRNRGVMRELLVALNDISEDVYKLRGEDVAAVLDQAEARILSIAAERARGSEEAVPLQPLIAQVIEQIDELSSRDDDAGITGVATGFVDLDEITSGLQPGDLVIVAGRPSMGKTAFAVNIGENYALATSKPVTVYSMEMGGTQLARRILGSVGQVDQQRLRKGKLQDKDWVGLTHAIQKLNGAPIYIDETAALSPMELRSRARRAARQHGKPGLIVVDYLQLMVSDNKGQNNRDNRATEVGEISRSLKALAKELQCPVIALSQLNRTLENRPNKRPIMSDLRESGAIEQDADVIIFLYRDEVYNEDSPDKGTAEVIIGKQRNGPTGTVRLTWIGEYTKFVNYAGNR, encoded by the coding sequence ATGCAACAAAAGGACTCTGAAGTCGACGATCTTCGCATTCCACCCCACTCAATTGAAGCCGAGCAATCAGTCCTGGGCGGCTTGCTTCGCGATAACTCCGCATGGGACCGCGTAAGCGGGATGGTTAGCGCCGCCGATTTCTATCGCCATGACCATCGCCTGATCTTTATGGAGATCATCCATCTCGTCAGCACTGGAATGCCCGCCGATGTCATTACCGTAAGCGAGCGCCTGAAACAATCCGGCAAGGATGAGTTTTGCGGCGGCATGGCCTACTTGAATGCAATGGCACAGAGCACGCCGTCCGCGGCGAACATCAGGCGTTATGCCGAGATAGTGAGGAACCGCGGCGTGATGCGGGAGCTGCTCGTTGCCTTGAACGACATCAGCGAGGACGTCTACAAGCTGCGGGGCGAAGACGTCGCCGCAGTCCTCGACCAGGCCGAGGCGAGGATCCTGAGCATCGCTGCGGAACGTGCGCGCGGGTCTGAGGAAGCGGTCCCGCTACAACCGTTAATTGCGCAGGTGATCGAGCAGATCGACGAATTGAGCTCACGCGACGACGATGCCGGCATAACCGGGGTTGCCACCGGCTTTGTGGATCTCGACGAGATCACCTCGGGACTGCAACCCGGGGATCTTGTGATCGTCGCCGGGCGGCCATCGATGGGCAAGACTGCTTTTGCCGTGAATATTGGTGAGAATTATGCGCTCGCCACCAGCAAACCAGTGACGGTGTACTCGATGGAGATGGGCGGAACTCAGCTGGCAAGGCGGATCCTGGGGTCCGTAGGCCAGGTCGACCAGCAACGCCTGCGCAAGGGAAAGCTGCAAGACAAAGACTGGGTGGGCTTGACGCACGCAATCCAGAAGTTGAACGGGGCGCCGATCTACATTGACGAGACTGCAGCCCTTAGCCCCATGGAGCTGAGGTCACGCGCACGGCGCGCGGCACGCCAGCATGGAAAGCCAGGGCTTATCGTAGTGGACTACCTGCAGCTGATGGTGTCGGACAATAAGGGTCAGAACAACAGAGATAATCGCGCAACCGAAGTGGGAGAGATATCGCGCTCGCTCAAGGCACTGGCCAAGGAGCTCCAGTGCCCTGTCATCGCCCTCTCGCAGCTGAATCGTACGCTGGAGAACAGGCCGAACAAGCGGCCGATCATGTCGGACCTGCGGGAATCGGGAGCGATCGAACAGGATGCCGACGTCATCATATTTTTGTACCGGGACGAAGTCTATAACGAGGACTCGCCGGACAAAGGGACTGCGGAAGTCATCATCGGCAAGCAGCGTAACGGCCCCACCGGAACGGTGCGCCTGACCTGGATCGGGGAATACACGAAATTCGTGAACTACGCCGGGAACCGCTGA
- a CDS encoding competence protein CoiA family protein, with translation MEKSNEISKFQALMSLAIEQRDDLAAEIRYQKSVLKSLGLTDGELLDLIHDRHARAPISTGRAQIALAAVRHAAGLPAHSSPLTVRRSWSPTQAFDERTAQYMRASGREPRSRPPAESGQAPQKHAAEAQEATPAPGATPTAAKQSNALQPPIALQVPYGVSQHGDLVPARDADADAVYACPGCAGLLVLHAGVVRAKHFAHKANTACDGETLCHITAKLLVAKIINEHSDSKTRITLQCTCSKCESPVQRELPHSAFTNSEIEERIGPYVCDVVAFKEGTPVLAVEIFNSHAVGREKAEQLELPWIELEAAEVVADPFNWRPAQMRLKPTLCFDCKAERAELERVAAHWKLPLSEPLYVASVAPCWGCKEKIIWYWWRGVPFAQEKPPEPVPRTLQFRFSKMYGGKYWMNICPGCRAPQGDNFVFLALDSPFKGLSVNETPEMKTNRQNQNAAVVSQFMDVIKRNIGG, from the coding sequence ATGGAAAAGTCTAACGAGATCTCGAAATTCCAAGCGCTGATGAGCCTCGCGATTGAACAGCGGGACGATCTAGCTGCGGAAATCCGCTATCAAAAGAGCGTGCTCAAGTCTCTGGGCTTAACCGATGGCGAACTCCTTGATTTGATTCATGACCGTCATGCTCGAGCACCTATCTCCACGGGCCGGGCTCAGATTGCCTTGGCAGCCGTCAGGCATGCGGCTGGTTTGCCAGCTCACTCGAGCCCGCTGACGGTCCGGCGATCATGGAGTCCAACTCAGGCGTTCGATGAGCGCACGGCGCAATACATGCGCGCGAGTGGAAGGGAGCCGCGGTCACGCCCCCCGGCCGAATCTGGCCAGGCGCCGCAAAAGCACGCCGCCGAGGCGCAAGAGGCTACGCCGGCACCAGGAGCTACGCCAACCGCGGCCAAGCAGAGCAACGCTCTGCAGCCCCCGATCGCGCTTCAGGTTCCATATGGCGTGTCTCAGCACGGAGATCTGGTACCCGCGCGTGATGCAGATGCAGATGCAGTGTATGCGTGCCCAGGCTGCGCAGGGCTGCTGGTCTTGCACGCCGGCGTCGTGCGGGCGAAGCACTTTGCCCACAAAGCGAACACGGCGTGCGATGGCGAAACGCTCTGCCATATAACGGCTAAGCTCCTCGTGGCGAAAATAATCAACGAGCATAGCGATTCCAAGACTCGCATTACGCTGCAATGCACCTGCAGCAAGTGCGAGTCACCGGTGCAACGAGAATTGCCCCACTCTGCTTTTACCAACTCCGAAATTGAGGAGAGGATTGGGCCGTATGTTTGCGACGTCGTCGCTTTCAAAGAAGGCACGCCTGTTTTAGCCGTCGAGATTTTCAACTCGCACGCCGTCGGCAGGGAGAAGGCCGAGCAGCTCGAACTGCCGTGGATCGAACTCGAGGCCGCCGAGGTCGTAGCGGATCCGTTCAATTGGCGTCCCGCCCAGATGCGTCTAAAACCTACGTTGTGTTTCGATTGCAAGGCGGAGCGTGCGGAGTTGGAACGGGTAGCCGCGCACTGGAAGCTGCCGCTATCTGAACCGTTATATGTCGCTTCCGTGGCGCCCTGCTGGGGGTGCAAGGAAAAAATCATATGGTACTGGTGGCGGGGCGTGCCGTTTGCCCAAGAAAAACCACCTGAGCCGGTTCCACGCACCCTGCAGTTTCGATTCTCGAAGATGTATGGCGGAAAATACTGGATGAATATTTGCCCAGGTTGCCGCGCGCCGCAGGGCGATAACTTTGTGTTTCTCGCGTTGGACTCCCCATTTAAGGGGCTTTCCGTTAATGAAACACCAGAGATGAAGACGAATCGCCAAAATCAGAACGCTGCGGTCGTTTCGCAATTTATGGACGTTATTAAACGTAATATCGGAGGCTAG